Proteins from a genomic interval of Dendropsophus ebraccatus isolate aDenEbr1 chromosome 6, aDenEbr1.pat, whole genome shotgun sequence:
- the LOC138794895 gene encoding uncharacterized protein, whose protein sequence is MVPERPHIPTTSGTLGPAPNRSICQQTEPKGKKFFLSKPSRSPYRSGCLNSEMAFQDGIWVSSDPLNPKSSPKDPGREPENNPYRPVLAQKGVVRASQISSDRGPNSSSTDSRSTNAGPNNTPGSTEIPSVRLDPEESMLRSKGLSEPVISTLMKSRKKVTASIYLKVWKVFNSWCQSPPQFPAEPNIAQILDFLQAGLSKGLKPATLKVQVSALSAVYDTDLANHRWIKRFIRAATRVNPTVKNTHPPWDLNVVLEGLTMSPFEPIEEANLKSLSYKTVFLVAICSARRIGEIQALTIRKPYCTISDDRIVLKTDPSFLPKVVSSFHRSQDVILPSFCQNPKNPLENKFHTLDVRRTVLQYIESTAPWRIDENLFLQFQGKNKGKKASKSTIARWIRNAISQTYQSQNLSSPIKIRAHSTRSVSTSWAERASASIEQICKAATWSSPHTFMRHYRLQLQSDEDLSFGRKVLQAVVPP, encoded by the coding sequence ATGGTGCCTGAAAGACCACATATTCCAACAACTAGTGGAACACTGGGGCCAGCCCCAAATAGATCTATTTGCCAACAGACAGAACCGAAAGGTAAAAAATTTTTTCTCTCTAAACCCAGCAGATCACCCTACAGGAGTGGATGCCTTAACTCAGAGATGGCATTTCAGGATGGCATATGGGTTTCCTCCGATCCCCTTAATCCCAAGAGTTCTCCAAAAGATCCGGGAAGAGAACCTGAAAATAATCCTTATCGTCCCGTACTGGCCCAGAAGGGGGTGGTTCGGGCTTCTCAAATATCTAGCGATAGAGGACCCAATTCTTCTTCCACAGATTCCAGATCTACTAATGCAGGGCCCAATAACACACCCGGATCCACAGAAATTCCATCTGTCCGCTTGGATCCTGAAGAGTCCATGCTAAGAAGTAAGGGACTATCAGAACCAGTAATCTCTACCCTCATGAAAAGTAGGAAGAAagttactgcttctatatacctcAAAGTATGGAAAGTTTTTAACTCATGGTGCCAGTCTCCTCCTCAGTTCCCTGCAGAACCAAATATAGCCCAGATCTTGGACTTCCTACAAGCAGGGCTATCTAAGGGCCTCAAGCCTGCTACGTTAAAAGTTCAGGTTTCGGCACTATCAGCAGTCTATGATACGGATCTGGCCAATCACCGGTGGATCAAAAGATTCATTCGGGCAGCTACAAGAGTAAATCCCACAGTTAAAAACACACATCCACCTTGGGATTTGAATGTGGTTTTGGAAGGACTAACAATGTCTCCCTTCGAACCTATCGAGGAAGCAAATCTAAAGTCCCTCTCCTACAAGACAGTCTTCTTAGTAGCTATCTGCTCAGCCAGAAGAATAGGAGAGATTCAGGCCTTAACGATAAGGAAACCTTACTGTACAATCTCAGATGACCGTATAGTTTTAAAGACTGACCCCTCCTTCCTACCTAAGGTGGTCTCCAGCTTCCACAGGTCCCAAGATGTCATACTTCCCTCCTTTTGCCAAAACCCTAAAAATCCTTTAGAGAATAAATTCCATACTCTAGACGTTCGTAGAACGGTCCTACAATATATCGAGTCAACCGCACCTTGGCGGATAGATGAAAACCTCTTCTTACAATTCCAAGGGAAGAATAAGGGGAAAAAGGCATCTAAGAGTACTATTGCCAGATGGATCAGGAATGCCATCTCACAGACCTACCAGTCTCAAAATCTTTCTTCTCCAATTAAAATACGAGCCCACTCCACGAGATCGGTCTCAACCTCTTGGGCTGAAAGAGCATCTGCCTCTATAGAGCAAATCTGCAAAGCAGCAACATGGTCGTCTCCTCATACGTTTATGCGACACTACCGGCTGCAACTACAAAGCGACGAAGACTTGTCATTTGGACGCAAAGTTCTTCAAGCTGTAGTCCCTCCCTAA